In Dehalococcoidia bacterium, the genomic window ACATATCCCCTTGTACTGCCACAAAGAAGACCACAGCAGCCACAGGCACCAGGAAGGCCCACTGCGCCGCCCCCGTATCCCCTTTGGCGCCGAAGAAGAGCAGTAGGCTCAAGGCACTGGCCAGGGAGAGCATCCAGGAGGCGATCCCTCCCCGCACGCTGTAATAGACTAAGGCGACTCCACCTATCGATAAGGGCAGGAACTCGTAGGCCGACAGGAGCACTAAGTAATAGAAATCGGGCTGGTCACCACGTCGGTATCCGTGTTGAGCTAGCCAGTAGTCCAGCGATCCCCAGATGCCCGTGGCCAGGCCCTGCCAGTGGGTGAAAAATGTGGTATATAGCAGCACGAAGGGCACGTAGAAAGCCGCCGCTACCGCCCACCAGCTACGGCGCCACGTTGTCCCCACCAACGCCGTAGCCAGAAGCAAGGCCAATACCACCACCGTCCCCAAGGCCTGCTCGCGGGTCACGTTCCGGAACCAGAGGAAGTGAGACCACACCACCTCCTGCAGCCTGCGATCATCTATGCCCATCCACGCCAGGGGCAGTTGTACCGCCGCCGCTAGCTGGGGGGCGGTAAGGGTACCCATCACTAACATCAGGTCGCCAGCCCGATGCCATCGCCGGAGCCCTATCCTTTCCCGCCACCTCCCCACAGGCCACAGGGCGACTATCACCCAGGCAAAGAAGAGCAATCCCACCAGTGCCACAACCGCCCTTATTCCGCCCAGGCCCCTTGCCTCACATATCTGCCCCCAGAAGTGATAGGCCAGCCAGATCTCCAGGAAAGATAGAAAAATCGCCAAGTGAATGAACGTGTTCTCCATGGTGGCGAAGGAGAGCCCCATCACCAGGCCCAGGAGGACCAGGTGACGCATGTGCCCCTCGTCCAGGTATTGCCACATGAGGATGGCCAAGGCCATGGTCAGGAAGGCTGTGTACATGTCGTCGCGGGCGAAGCGGCTCACATATACCATCACCGGCGAAACCGCCAGCAAGAGGCTCACAGCCAGCGCCCCCGCCCTCCCCAGTCTCCTTCGCCAGAAAATGGGTAGCGCCAGAAGGGCTGTGCCCACAAGGGCTGCAGGCACCCGCGCCGCAGCATCGCCGTCGCCTAGCAGGAAGAAGGCGAGGGCAATGGTGAAGAACTTTAGAGGACCATGCATCATAGGCATGTGCTCGTAGGTGCCGTCTCGATATAGGAGCCAGGAGAAGAAGGCGTGCAGGCTCTCGTCATGGTGGAGGGCACGGTCCCCTAAGCCCCATAGCCGCAGCCCTGCCCCCAAGGCCAAAATAGCCCCATACGCCAACGTCTCCCACGACAGGGAGATGGGCAAGGACAAGGCCCTCTCTATCCCTAGTGCCCGGTAGACCGCTGTCCGCTCTTCGCTCATGACCTCAGATAAACCTGCACTTGCACGTCCCTGGGAGCCCTCGGTGGCTCGCGTAATAGGAACCACCGCCAAGCAGCACGCGGATCCAGAGGAGGCAGAGATGGGGCTACGGCCACCGTCCAGGCCTCCCCCTTGATAAAGCCCAGGGGCGTCATGTCCACTTGCCCGATGTACAACTGGACGTCTGTCGTGGGATCGCCCACCACCAAGGGTCGGTGGCGCAGATGCCAGCCCAACCACCGCACATCTTCGTCCAAGCCGAGGGGTCCCTCAACCCCCTCTTGGATTTGCCGCAGCAAAGGGGTCACGCTAAGGGTTGGCAATGGGCCTCGCACAAACTCATGGCCGGTGCGGAAGCCCAGGGAAGAGGCCCCATGAAGCGAGATGGCCAACCATAGCAGGGCTCCAACGAGCACAAGGGGAGGCGCTGCTCGCTTGCCCAGGAGGGCCCAACCTCCCAACGCCAAGATGAGCAGGGCTGCCCCTAAGAGCCAGAAGCCTGCAGCCTCCACCCAACCCGACTCCCCCCAGGGGCGCGCCCACCTCCCCAACACCACTGCCATCATCCCCATCCCTCCAAGGAGAGGCACGGACATGGGCCAGGTGCGTCGAAGCTCCCGCCAGGGTACCGCAGCCAAGGCATGGGCGATGCCCGTCCCCCCTATCAAGGACCATGGAAGGACTAGAGCCAGTAGCTGGCCCACGTGCCGATGGGATGCCAGGGCCAAAGCTAGGGCGGCCACGGCCACCCATATCAACAACATACGCTCACCAGGGGCAAGGGCCCGGGCGTCCCTCCACCAGCGGAGGACCAGCCAGGCGGAGCCCAACACCCCTATCGCCAGGAGGAGAGGCTCATAGCCCAGCAACGCCCCCAGCACCAGGTGGCGAGGCAGCCCATCGCCGGGTAGCTCCAACATCTTCGCCCATAGCTGGAGGCCTGGCGACCAAAACCCATCGGGCCCCGTCCCGTAGCGCACGGCCCCAAGGACAACGGCTCCAATAAACGCCAAAACAGCGGCCACCAGGGCCCATGGCTGGCGCAGGAAGCGTCGCAGAGTCGAGTCCCGGCCCTCTATAGCCCCATCCACCACCACAAAGGCCACGATAGCCAGGGCACCCATGACCCCCACCTCGTCGGACCCCAAGGCTAGCCCCGTGAAAGCCCCAGCCACTGCTGCCCACGGCCAACCTCCCCCACCGCTGAAGCGGAGCAGGGCGCCACTGGCCAATAGGGTGCTCACGGCCCCTACGGCCCCCGGCACAGCCGTCCGTGACGCTCCCACAGCCAATGGCGAGAGGGCTAGGAGGAGGCATGACACCGTGGCTGGGGTTCGGCCTAGAGGGCGCATCCACCAATAAGCCAACGGCAGGAGGAGGGAACCACACGCCGCTGCCACCGCCCGTGCTGCCCACTCCCCATCGGCCCCCAGCCGGAAGATGAAACTAGTAAGGGCAGCGCCCAGGT contains:
- a CDS encoding glycosyltransferase family 39 protein, yielding MGLAALLVVIAIGVALRGVSLEAVPLSVQEAERAFMAKAVAQGSIPPDWPGDLGAALTSFIFRLGADGEWAARAVAAACGSLLLPLAYWWMRPLGRTPATVSCLLLALSPLAVGASRTAVPGAVGAVSTLLASGALLRFSGGGGWPWAAVAGAFTGLALGSDEVGVMGALAIVAFVVVDGAIEGRDSTLRRFLRQPWALVAAVLAFIGAVVLGAVRYGTGPDGFWSPGLQLWAKMLELPGDGLPRHLVLGALLGYEPLLLAIGVLGSAWLVLRWWRDARALAPGERMLLIWVAVAALALALASHRHVGQLLALVLPWSLIGGTGIAHALAAVPWRELRRTWPMSVPLLGGMGMMAVVLGRWARPWGESGWVEAAGFWLLGAALLILALGGWALLGKRAAPPLVLVGALLWLAISLHGASSLGFRTGHEFVRGPLPTLSVTPLLRQIQEGVEGPLGLDEDVRWLGWHLRHRPLVVGDPTTDVQLYIGQVDMTPLGFIKGEAWTVAVAPSLPPLDPRAAWRWFLLREPPRAPRDVQVQVYLRS